The genomic region CCGGCTCTGGTCTCGTTGTTGAGCCTTTCGATTCTCGCAGCGCTTGCCTCGCGCAGTTCGCACCGGCGGGCGTAGCCGCGCTTCTGGATCGACTCACCAGAACCCGGTTTCCGCCCCGAGAAGCCCCGGACAGCCTCCTCGCGCCGGCGAAGCACAGCCCTTCCAGGCACTCGAAAACCCCGTAAGTCCACTCCGATTGATGGTATGATCCACGAGCTTCCGGCCATGTCGAGTTGAAGGGAGGACTCACCCGATGCGCTTAATTCTTGTTCCAGTGGTTGCTCTGCTTTTAGCGTTCCCGCTGGCGACCGCTGATGCTTTCGAGGTGTTTCAGGATCCCAACCAGCTCGGGGTGACCGGATCCGCTCCGGTTGAAATTCCCAAGACCGGTACTCCGACCGACGTGTATCTGTATTGGGAGAGCGCGGGCTCTACTCCGTCGGACCCGAACGCGGTCTGCGATACCGGACTGGGAGCCGAAGTCTGCGCATACGATGTGCACATCGGAGGAACGGGAGCGGTCTCAATCGATAGCTTCGTTCCAACCGATCCCAATGTGGTCCATTTCATATCCGGCAATGTGCTCCGCTTCAACGGGGGCGATCCGATCTTGGGTGAGTTGCAGACGATCCTGGGCATACCCCTGGGAACGATGACTGTCAGCGCCACGGGAGAAGGAACGGCCACCGTACAGGGAAACCTCATCGTCACCGCTGCACTGGCCACCGATCCCGTGGCGACGGGGACTATCGTCGCGCAGGCGTCTCCTCCAGATGGAGACGGTGACGGAGAGCCGGATGCCACCGACAACTGCCCGACGGTTTCAAACGCTCTGCAAGAGGACGCAGACCTGGACTCCGTGGGCGATGCCTGTGACAACTGCCCCGTAACCTCGAACCCGGCTCCACCGGGTTCACAACCCGCAGGTCATTCGACCACGGGTGGGCAGGCTGACGACGACTGCGACGGTATCGGAAATGCTTGCGATACGGCCTACGCGGCGGCGGATGGGTTTCACACGTCGATCGACGCGAATGACATCACCAAGTTCAAGGGTGCGATCAACAAGACGATCGCTTTTGCCACGGATTGCCCGTCGGATGACTTCGATCCGGGCAACGCGGGCTCGACCGCGTGCGAACTCTACGACGTCGACGGCAACCGGAGCGGTTTCGCCACTGCGGTCGATGCCAATGACATCACGGCGTTCAAGCTGACGATCAATCAGAGCATCGCCACGATTCAGGCGGGAGCCACCGCGGGCATTCAGCCATCTGCGGGTTACTGCGTCCTGGGCGACTGATTGCAGAAGAGTTCAGTCCTCGGCGCGCAGATGCTCCGTAAGAACCCGTTGAGGGGCCGAGTTGAGCCAGGAGAACTGCAGGTAGCGGTTCATCTCGTTCGTGGCTCGCTCGACGGTCCAGCCGTCGTCGGTTGTGCGCACCAGGCCGACCATGTAACCCGTGCGGTCGACACCGTTTCTGCAGTGCACGAGGAGTGGATGGTTCGCCGGATCGCGCACGATCCGCAAGAAGCGCTCCACGTCGTCCTGTGATGGAGGTCGGCTCGCCGACAGGTTGAACGAGTACAGGCGCAGCCCGTGATGCGCGGCGAAGGCGCTCTCGAATCCCGGAGTGCGACCGCGCAGGTTGATCAGCGTGCGAACACCGCGCTTCGAGACAAGCCAGCGCAAGAAGAGGGGAGAGGGCTGCCCCGAGCGGTAGATCTGCCCCTCGTGTACTTCGCCGAAGTTGTACAGGGTGCGCGCGCAACCCGGACTGCCCGCGAGCACCACGAAGGCGAGGAGCGTCGCCGCTCCGCAGCGCACTAGTTCTGCGGGTACAGGTCGAAGAGGCGGATTGCCCCGGCCTGTTCGAGTTCTCGTCGCCGTTCGTTCAGCCAGAGATTGCTCGTGAGCGCCCGCGAATTTTGTAGGAGCTTCTCGCGCGTTGCCGTCATGGCCGCCTGAATGCTCTCCTCTTCCGGTTCCGAGCGCTCCAGGAGATCGATCGCGAAAAACGAATTGCCCCGTACGAGCGTCCGCGCCGCTACGGGGTTTTCCTCGCTCAGGGCGAAGGCCGTCTCCACGATGCCCTCAACCCCATCCAGTCCGGGAATCTTGCCCTCTGACAGCTGGAAGGGCGGAGTGACCTCGACCGGGATCTTCAGGCTGGCCGCGGCCGAGAGAAAGGATTCGCCCGCCTGAGCCTTCTTGATCAATTCATCGATCGCCGTGCGCGCGGCTCCGGCGGCTCGTTCGGACGTCAATAGCTCGCGCGCGAGCTGTTGGGCAACACTTTCGAAGGATTTCTCGACCGCCTCCTGGTGTTCGTCGACTCGGATCAGGTGGACGCCTCGCTCGGTCTCCACGGGTCCCGAGATCGCGCCGACCTCCAGGCCAAAAGCCACTTCGTCAAACGGCGCCATCATGCGGCCTCGGGGGAATCGTCCCAGGTCTCCTCCCTGTTCCTTGGTCGCAGCATCGTCGGAAAGCTCCTTCGCGACGTCGGCGAAGTCTTCGCCCGCCTCGACGCGGGCCTTGGCCTTGAGGGCGCGGGCGGCTCCATCGTCTCCGGCGAACAGAATGTGCCTGGCCCGCAACTCCTCGGCCTGGCGGAACTCGGATTCCCGACTCTGGTACAGCGCCCGGATGCGCTCCGGCTCGCCATCGACCAGTGCGCTGACCTCTTCATCGCTCAGTTCGATCCGGTCCTCAAAACTCTTCGCTTCAGCCGTGGCGACCCGCAGTTTCAGGGTCGTTCGGCCTTGAATGATCGAGTCGCGTACGGCCGCGTCTGAAACGCGCACCGTCGATTCGACCATTCGCGAGAATTTTCGCGTCAGCAGGTCGCGCCGGTGTTCTTCCATGTACTCGCGGGTGCCGAGCCCCACGCGCGCCAGGTAGCGTTCCAGCAGTTCTCGATTGTAGACACCGCCGCTCTGGAAGTCCGGGTTGCTCTGCAGAGCTACGCGCAATGCGGCGTCGGGTACGTTCAGACCGAGAGCTCGAGCCTCCTGCGCCACGATGTAGCGCTGAATCAGTCCGTTTCGCGTTCGCTCGTCGAGCAGGGCCCTGAGCCGCTCGGCATCGAGACCCCCGGTGAATTCTTTGAGGTTGCGATCGTTGATCTCGCGGAAAAACTCGAATACGTCGCGAGAGATTGCCTCGCCGTTCACTTCCGCCACGCTCGCCGTCGAATTCCCGCCACTGCCAGGCTGGCCGAATACCAGGACAAATGCGAGCACGACCGCCGCTACGACGCCGTATCTGATCCACTTCCACATGTTCATGACGTTCTCGCCGACGGAGGGTGGTGGTACAAAACCCCAGGGGGTTCAGGGTCCGCGAAAGCTAGAGAACGGCAGGCAGCGGGCGCAACTGAATACCTGCGTTTTCCGCAGCTCGCGCTTGCGCTCGCACGGGCCCGCCCGTAAAATCACGAGTCCGGGCCAGTCCCCGGAAACCCGCGAAATCTTGGAACTTTATGCCCACTCCCCCCGACCGGCAGCAATCGCTGCAGGTCGTTTTTGGGCGCAGCACCACGAGGTGAAGGTCGCATGCTGAAAACGCTCAACCGGCTGCTCGGGGTGTTCTCGAACGATCTCGCGATTGACCTCGGGACCGCGAATACGCTGGTCTATGCAAAGGGTCGCGGCATCATCTCGAGCGAACCTAGCGTGGTCGCGGTCGACACGGACAAGCATCGCGTGCGTGCGGTCGGCAAAGAGGCCAAGAGCATGCTAGGCCGCACTCCCGGATCGATCCGGGCCGTACGGCCGTTGCGCGACGGTGTGATTGCCGACTTCGAGATCGCCGAGGCGATGCTGCGCTACTTCATTCAGAAGGCTCACAATCGTTCAACGCTCTTGAGGCCGCGCATCGTGATCTCCGTTCCCTCAGGTATCACCGAGGTCGAAAAGCGCGCGGTGCGCGAGTCGGCTCTCTCGGCCAGTGCGCGAGAGGTGTACCTGCTCGAAGAACCGATGGCCGCCGCGATTGGAGCTGGTCTGCCGATTACCGAACCCTCGGGCAATATGATCATTGACGTCGGGGGTGGAACCACCGAGGTCGCGATCATCTCGCTCTCCGGAATCGTCTACGCGAATAGCGTGCGCGTCGGAGGCGACAAGATGGACGATGCGATCCTCAATTACGTCAAGCGAAAGTACAATCTGTTGATCGGCGAGAGCACCGCGGAGCAGATCAAGATCAAGATCGGCTCCGCATACCCCTCCGACGAGGCGCAGACCCTGGTGGTCAAGGGCCGCGATCTGGTGGCCGGGGTTCCCAAGACGCTCGAAATCAACACGGAAGACGTGCGAGAGGCCCTGACCGAGCCGGTCAACGCGCTGGTCGAGGCGGCCAAGATCGCGCTCGAACGCACTCCGCCGGAACTGGCGGCCGACATCGCCGACAAGGGCATCGTACTCACCGGAGGCGGTGCTTTACTCGAAAATCTCGACGTTCTGCTACGGGAGCAGACCGGACTGCCGATTATGTTGGCAGAAGATCCATTTACCGCCGTGGTCATGGGCTGCGGTCGCTGTCTCGACGACCCTCAGCTCTTGCAGGACGTCACGGACCGCGCATGAACTGAACCGGGGGATTCTGAACCGCCTTGGGCGATCTACTGCGCCGCTTTCGCTACCCCCTCACGTACCTGATGCTCTGTTCGCTCTGTGTGTTCGGAATGAGCTCGCAGCGCGGTCCCGCAGAGTTTGGAATTGCACCCAGGCTCGTGTTGGGGATCACCTTGCCGTTGGAGCGCATGGTGACTCTACCCGTGCGCGAAGTACGCGCGGTCTGGCGGGACTATCTGGCACTCGTGGCCGTTCGCCAGGCCAACGAGCGCTTGTTGGATCGCCTCGCGCGACTCGAGGAAGAGAACCTGCAATACCGGGAGGCGATCCTGTCCAGCGTTCGCTTCCAGAAGCTGGCCGGCTTCCGCGCTCAACGCGACGTACCCATGGTTCCGGCCAATGTCGTTCACCAGGATCATTCGTCCTGGTTCCAGTCGGTGATCATCGACCAGGGATCGGTCGCCGGTATTCGGCCCGGCATGCCCGTGATCACCGACTCCGGCGTTGTCGGTCTGGTATCGGGGACCACCCCGAGTGCTGCGAAAGTCCTCCTGGTGGTCGATCCGCAGAGCCGTGTCGATGCCTATGTCGAGCGCTCGCGCGCCCGCGGCAGCGTGCGCGGCGGTACGGATCGCGCGTGCGAATTCGATTACGTACTGCGCGACGACGATGTTCAGGAAGGAGATCTTCTGCTGACGTCGGGACTCGGAGCCGTGTACCCGAAGGGGCTGGCGGTCGGGTATATCTCGGAAGTCGAGCACAAACGCTTCGGTCTTTTCCAGGTCGCGAGACTCAAGCCCGCTGTCGATTTCAGCAGGCTCGAAGAGGTCTACGTGATTCTCGAGCAGCGCACACTGCCGCCAAGCGAAGCCTTCTCCAGTGATGATCCAGGGCTCTGGCCCAAGGAGTCCAAGCTTCCCGAGGGCAACGGATGA from bacterium harbors:
- the mreC gene encoding rod shape-determining protein MreC, producing the protein MGDLLRRFRYPLTYLMLCSLCVFGMSSQRGPAEFGIAPRLVLGITLPLERMVTLPVREVRAVWRDYLALVAVRQANERLLDRLARLEEENLQYREAILSSVRFQKLAGFRAQRDVPMVPANVVHQDHSSWFQSVIIDQGSVAGIRPGMPVITDSGVVGLVSGTTPSAAKVLLVVDPQSRVDAYVERSRARGSVRGGTDRACEFDYVLRDDDVQEGDLLLTSGLGAVYPKGLAVGYISEVEHKRFGLFQVARLKPAVDFSRLEEVYVILEQRTLPPSEAFSSDDPGLWPKESKLPEGNG
- a CDS encoding rod shape-determining protein, whose product is MLKTLNRLLGVFSNDLAIDLGTANTLVYAKGRGIISSEPSVVAVDTDKHRVRAVGKEAKSMLGRTPGSIRAVRPLRDGVIADFEIAEAMLRYFIQKAHNRSTLLRPRIVISVPSGITEVEKRAVRESALSASAREVYLLEEPMAAAIGAGLPITEPSGNMIIDVGGGTTEVAIISLSGIVYANSVRVGGDKMDDAILNYVKRKYNLLIGESTAEQIKIKIGSAYPSDEAQTLVVKGRDLVAGVPKTLEINTEDVREALTEPVNALVEAAKIALERTPPELAADIADKGIVLTGGGALLENLDVLLREQTGLPIMLAEDPFTAVVMGCGRCLDDPQLLQDVTDRA
- a CDS encoding dual specificity protein phosphatase family protein codes for the protein MRCGAATLLAFVVLAGSPGCARTLYNFGEVHEGQIYRSGQPSPLFLRWLVSKRGVRTLINLRGRTPGFESAFAAHHGLRLYSFNLSASRPPSQDDVERFLRIVRDPANHPLLVHCRNGVDRTGYMVGLVRTTDDGWTVERATNEMNRYLQFSWLNSAPQRVLTEHLRAED